The following are encoded together in the Daucus carota subsp. sativus chromosome 5, DH1 v3.0, whole genome shotgun sequence genome:
- the LOC135146760 gene encoding nuclear transcription factor Y subunit B-1-like, whose protein sequence is MADGSSSQAGGSSESREHDRIFPIANISRIMKKGMPANGKISKDAKDTVEECVSEFISFITSEASEKCQKEKRKTIDGDDLLGAMANLGFEDYVGPLKNYLSCYREVID, encoded by the exons ATGGCTGATGGTTCGAGTAGCCAAGCTGGGGGGAGCTCCGAGAGTAGGGAACATGATAGGATCTTCCCCATCGCTAATATCAGCAGGATCATGAAGAAAGGCATGCCTGCAAATGGGAAAATTTCTAAGGACGCTAAGGATACAGTTGAAGAATGTGTCTCTGAGTTTATTAGTTTCATCACCAGCGA GGCAAGTGAGAAGTGTCAGAAAGAAAAGAGGAAGACGATTGATGGGGATGATTTGCTTGGGGCAATGGCCAATCTAGGGTTTGAAGACTACGTCGGTCCCCTCAAGAATTACCTAAGTTGTTACAGAGAGGTAATCGATTAA